The Lolium rigidum isolate FL_2022 chromosome 2, APGP_CSIRO_Lrig_0.1, whole genome shotgun sequence genomic interval CTTGAATAAACCAACTAGGGACAAATGTTGCATGGAGATTTTTTTTACCTTAGGTTGTTGTACTTGGAAACATTCAGGTTGAAAGAAGTATCATGTTTATTTTCGACGGAATTAACTATTACTATAATTCCTTTTTGGAATGAATTTTTATTCTTGTACTCGTTGAACTCTTTGTACTTGCAGAATAAAATTCGAAGTTGAATGAATTGGAACCAATGGATGAATTAAAGGAAGAGGTAGCAGTATGCATGCTGCACTTGAAAGGTTGGCAGCCAAGTGATTTCCAATGTTGCTTTGTCTAATTAGAGAATGGCATCGTATTTTATTTCTCTTTACATACCATGCTGGTCAAGCCAACCAACTGCCAGCTTATGACTTTTACAGTGTATATGCATGTTCTAAGATAGCACTTTGTCGATATGTAACAGTCATACTTCACCTCCACCCATGCTGTCGTGCTATGGCGGTGAGTCAACCATGACGCAACCGTGGCAGCGGTGGCCTTCTTCTACACCTCCGTGTTTTAGGTGAGTCCATGGGCTCCTCTTCTTTCTCATCTACATGCCAAAGATTCGTATGTTATGTGTACAGTACATAGCTCCACTATTTGTTATGTCTGATTTAAGTTGCAGTTAACAGCTAGCTTATGATGCTAGTGTCGTATGCATAATTGTTTGATCTCTTGTACAGTTTAAACCATAATTATCTCATTGCTGTAGCTTTTAATTTTCCTCCAGCTCCTGTACATAATGGTTTGTAAAACTTTGAGAGATTGATTTATTGTCATCCTTAAAGTTGGCATTTTTTTCCGAGAAAGCGCAAAAAgcatttgcgtttcatttcattgaaaaaaaGGGGGAAATCGTTTGTTGTTACAATCCTCCTAAGAGGCAGAAGCCTAAAAGGAAAGCAAAAAGGTGCAGCTCAGTGCACATCCTAGTTTTGCGGCAGTAGAACACGCAGGCCCGACGCACTAGCCCTTGCCCAAAGGGCAGCTTCGTCTCGGATCTTCGTGACGACATTGTGGATGGATGGTTCAGCTCCGTTGACCTTGCACAGCGGTTTGGGCGTAGCATGCTTGGCCTTGTTCCATCAGCTGAGGAGGGCGTCTTCCTGCTCGGGGGCTGCAGGTTGCTCGCAGCCAGGAGAGGTGCCAGACCTGATGGGAGAAGCAGCAGCCGTAGAGCAGGTGCTGGAGGGTTTCCATCTCTTGTTCGCAGAGCATGCAGCGTGGGTGGTGCTGGAGGCCTCGGCGTTGAAGGCGAGCAGCAGTCCAGCACCTGTCGAGGTTGGACAGCCAGTTGAAGAACTTGTTGCTCGGGGGAGCCCAGGTTTTCCAAGTGAGGTGCCAGGCGTCGCTCAGGGTGCAGCCAAGGAAGGTGGCCTTATAGCACGAACCAGCGGTGTAGGTGCCGCTGTTGTTCCACTTCGAGATCATGGTGTCGGCTTGGTTGGTCAGCTTTATGTGTTCAAGCCGACGCCAGAGCAGCAGATACTCACCGATCTCATCAATGCCCAAAGTTGGCCTTTCAATGGTTAATTTCTCGTTACTGTTGTAGTCAAGCTAATGTGTGGGCCTAAATTAAAATATGATCTAGTTGTTTAGTCTCTTTCTTCTCTAACTGCAGCTGCAATTTACCTCTCTGTTTTAAAACAGAGTTCACTTAAAATTACATCAGCTCTTTAACCTGCACATGTTAACTACATTCTCACGTCTCTCAGGGGTTCTAGAGGAAGGAACATCTTCAGCGGTTGTTAGAGCAGCAGGTCACCTTTTCCAGGCGCAAGTAGAACTCGTGACATGTGTTATGCAGGCTGGTAAAAGGTCTTTTCTCTTACTATAACTATCGATTGTCTGCACCTGTAATTTAGACATGCTTTTCTTGATCATGGCATGCGTAGGGTACTCTGTATGACCCGTATACATGCCATTATGTGACTTTTAGTTGCACACGGACGACTTCCGTAGATTTTGTTGATCATGTTGTTACTCTTTTTTGCTTTGGATTGTCTTCACATACTTTAAGTTCAGTAGAAGGGAATAGAAGAGTTCAAACTTTTGTCCTAGTCAAACAGTGGATGATGTTCTTGTACATGTCATGCTATTAATACTATCATGGTCCCGAAATAGTATAAATTAAGTACCGAAACTGTATATATTGTTTTAGTTTTGCAATTTTATTACCCTtgtctgctttttttttttatttgttatGATGAATCATAAGGACCTTATCTGATTAGGCTTAATTAGCTGGACTAATAAGAAGAGAATCTAGCTCTGCGATTTAAGTGGTACTTTTCTGGTTTTGCAAAAGctataaatttgaaaaatgtagtTATTGATGGATATGCCGCTGCCCAGTGTGATGTTGAACAAGTATTCTTCTGCAGCTATGGACGAGACAGACCTAGAGGGTGCACTTACTGGTTTTGTGGTTGTAGTACACAACTTTATGTCTTCTGACTGATGATTTCTTACTCTTCGGAAATTTGACATGCTATTATTTACACATGCTGTTGGAAGATTGACAGTAGGTGCATTTGTTAACCTTCTTAAGTTGAGCGACTTGTTAAAAATAGATTTTCTCTTTTAATCATTCACCTGACTCTAGTCACTCCTGTTGTTCAAATAGAGCCACCGATGCATTCGATTAGAAGAGAAAGAAATAGTACACAACTTTATGTCTTCTGACTGATGATTTCTTACTCTTCGGAAATTTGACATGCTATTATTTTTGTGAGTATAATCGGATCCATTGAAATGCACTTTGATTTTAATGTTTTAACAAGGGCATGCCACAAGAAAGCTCCAGTCCTTGTTTgtgaaattttacttttttcaaGGAGTACTTTTGCTCTGTAGAATTTTATCAGCCCATGCCATCATGCTTTTATGTTTACTGCAATAAAGAAAGTCGTGTAATCTTGTAATTAGAGGAGAAATAAATTCTAAACTGCTGGTTATGTAAATAATCAGGGATAGCATTTGGCAAGCAAGTTCTCACACTTATGCGGGTTGTAAAATAGTCTGATTTCACATCCCATGGGGATTTGACGTGCTGTTTATTTTGTGAGTGTACTCTGATCTGTTGAAATGCACTTCACTTTTCATATTTTAACAAGTACCAGTCACAAGAAAGCTCCAGGCTACCGTAGTATCTGAAAATAACTTATCCAAGAACTAATTTTTCTATGTAGGAATTTATCTGCCCATGACATCACGTTCTTAAGCTGCATTAAGGAAAGTTTTGTAATACTGTAACCCTGTAGTTGCAGGCAGGAGAAGATGGTGTCGGTGTCCTTCACAGCCGCCAAGTTCCTGGCGACGGCAGCTGTGTCATCCGTTAGCACTCTCTGCCTCGGGCCGGCTCAGCTTCTAGGCTCCATCCTCGCGGTCTCCGCCGGAAACAAGGCTGCGTCCTCCGCCTCCCCACAGCCGGTGAGACTTCTCATCCCTTGTCTTCGGAACATGTTGCAGGACAGATACACAGGTGTAAGAAAAAAAGGTCTTCGCGCTGCTTTTACTGCTCCTCGATTGGATTCTGGGAGCTGTCGTCTGTAGATTCAGGACTGCATGACTTGGTTCAGAATTTGTTGAGTGAAGGTTGACACAAAATTTGTATGCCAGGTTGGATAGTAGTTGGAAAGTGAATGCTTACCATAAGCTAACTAGTAGCATGTAGCTTTCTGACATGCTTTCCTGTGCTAATAATCATCGATGTGGTAGTGTCTCTTGTTGCTATTAAAATAGAGATCCAATGTTGCATTAGATTACAGGAGACACAAGTACTACACTACTGGTTATGTAAATAATCAGGGTTAGCATTTGGCAAAGGGTTGGCATAGTAATAAGGCTGAGAATTTTTTTTAAGTCATTACTACTGATTAGTAAATATGGTCTGAAAACAGTGTTGGTTGTTCGAAGCGATGTGTTAGTAGTTTATCTAGTTCTACTTTTTCTGCCATCGTGTCCTCAGTAGTTCATTGTAGGTATAGTTTGATCTGGCAAGATGAATGATTTATGACTACACACTGGTCTATGTTTTTCAAATATATCCCACTCTCCCATTCTACCATTAGTCAGCTTTGTGCCCACAATTGCAAAAATGCTATGAATGAATCATGAAATGTACAACGCATGTCAGACTTCAGAGATGCCACGGCATCGATGAGAAGATACTTTGTATTCTGAGCTATTTTTTTAGTTTCATTCCTCAGTTTTTACATGCCCGTTTTtgttcataaacaaacagttatgTTCCTTAGGTGCTAGTGGGAGAATTGTGTAGGTGTTGTCTCAGTCTGCTCAATTGTTACCTACATTATTTTATTCATTGTCTACATGATTTGTTTACTTTGGTGAAGAGTGGAGTCCCCTTTTCGTACGATCTGTCTCTTTTTTATGATTTATCAGAACATTAGCTGAGCTTATAATTACACAAACCTTTTTAATCTTCTTACGTATTTTTATATCCCCGTTATCTAAATGGAATATATCTGTGACGGTCAAATGCTGAGGAATAAAGAGCAACAATATGATGGAGCAATGGAATTTCTAGTTGTCCATTTTATGTTCAAGTCATTATCTGGACCTTCAGGTGCTGTTATTTCTACTTATTGCTGAGCTATAAGATTGTTTGAAATCTGCAACGCGTATAAATGGTACCCTTGAAATTTACTAACATTAATTGCTTGTACTTTTTGCAGCTTTTGTGGAAAAGATGCATACTGGAGCTGACCTAATCTCATTGGACAGTTTGGTGTTGGCATCTACTCAATATACTTGGTGGCTTACTATGTTGAAGTTGTCAACAAGCACAATGATGGCAAACAGTAAGGCACCgttgtaattttctttatcacAGTACTAATGCCTTGTGTTTTTGCTCTTCCACCTTGCCTTTTGCGTTGCAATTTTTTGATGCTGTCGTGATGTTGTATTTTTCTCTAATATATATGTGTGGGAGTCCAAAGCTGATGGACCATTTGCTATCTCCGAGGATACATGGAATGAACCCCTTGGCTGTGGATCTGATATGTGTGGGATTACCTAGAGAAAGGCAAGCTAAAGGTATCACCATATTAGCATTTTTGTATTTGTATTACGATTCAAGACTTGATTTGTGCAGAGAGGTACTTGTAAACTGCTATATGGTGTCTTTACTTGAAGCACAGCTCAGTCACACTTTCACCTTAAATGCCCTGTTTGACACTGCAATGTGGCGTCTTTTGAAGCCAGTTAATTATGTGTACTTTTTGGATGTAACTAACAAAAGATTATTTCAGGAGTTGTTTGCTAGAATTAGTGCAGCTCCATGTATAACTAGATTCCACAGCACAGTTCAGCACATCACATCTCTTGAAAATTTCTCTGAGCAGAACATTCATTGTCATTTGGCTCATTCATCAGTTTTTGCTGAACAAATTTTTGTGGTATATTCAAGGGCAAATGGAATTGTTTAGGCTCCTTTACTAGTGTGGTGTTTATATGGATCTCCTATCTTATACATCAACAGAGTTTGTTTGAGTTGAGCTGCACAAATTTTCTTATGTTTGCTGGTGTGTATGTGCAGGCAGGGGTGGTTCTTGCAGATTTTTCTTCACGCCGCTCTGGTCGGTCCATCGTATCCCTCGCTATCTGCGGCATTTTTTTCCAGATCTTGCATAGGCGGTGGTACACCCCGAGTTGCTGCCGGTGTCAATGAGGAGCTGTAACTCTTACCTACTGCTCCTGCTTCCGGCCAGCAATCCAGGAGCCTCTGCTAGACTGGCGAGTGGGGCACCAGCCTTGGAGCCAGGGCATGGCAAGGTCTGCACCGACCAAGTCAGCGCAGGTATGACACACAAATGCGCATGATTGAAGCGATCGATATATGTAGATTATTGTAGTTGTACAAACATGTCATGATCCAAAATGTGAAAAATTGATGTCCTGGAATTTTTCCATTTCCTTGGGGAAGAAGTAGCAAAAAATGTGTTCTgttatggctttgcttcagtattTTCTTTAGAAAGAATGTCTAATTGATTTCCTGGAAATGTTCTGTTGTGTTCCATTCGCTTGTTGTAGCTGATCTGAAGTAGATCTCCAAAACAATTAATGTTGCCTAAGATGATATTGCGTTCTTTGCTTTGAACCTTTCATAAACTCATTAGTAGCTACCTATGATGTCTATGTTAGTTGGTTCATGGGTGCTGCTTCTTGCAAATGATAAGTTATCGGATCTGGCACATGCCTTGACTAAATACATGCTCTTTTTGATTGTGTGGTGGCCTGTAGATGTCCTGGTGCTCCAGTCTGGTGTGTGGATTATGTTGAAACCATCCTCCGAATTTGTTGTTGCTAAAACTTGTCTGTTGACCATCATGTTTTTTTCCAGGATATTGTGGAGGACTACATGGTTGTTACTAGCTATGTATGTGGAAAGGCATCTTGGCTCCTGCGGTGTCGCTGCTGGCAACATCTGTGATTTATAGTTGAAGTTGCTTGTAGTGTTGAGTGGTAGTCGATCGTCCATTTTCTGTATTTTGGTTAGGTTGTATTCTTGGTTAACTAATCTGTGCTGTGAACGTCTTAGAAAATAGTATGTATGCATGCTCAAGGATGCACTAGATGGTAGATCTGCAAGCCTATGTATGCATGCTTGGCTAGCTGGTGCTGCATATTCTCATGTATTTGTATCCATAATAATACCTACTCGGTACAGATAATATGTACTAGTATGAGTGTGTAAACTCAAATATTAAGGTTGTGGTTAAAACCCTTCCAAGGCTGATTGAAAGATTTTGTCACCCTCATTCTATAACATGTGCTGGTGGAGAGTTGTGATGTTTGCATTTTATTCCACATTTATCATGAAATACTTTTTGCTGTGTTATAAAAATATACAGAAAACTGGATGCTTGCTGTCAAAAATTTGTAACAGTAGGGTCATGCTGCCAAATCGCTAGCAACGGAGCAGTAGGGTCATGCTGCCAAATCGCTAGCAACGGAGCACTAGATCGTTTTTGCAGCTAGCTAATAATAGATTGATTTCACTTGAGTAGCAGTGTAGCTTGTACGTACAATTGGTTTTGTCATTGGTAAATAGCACTTTGGGAAGAAGAACAAGCAGAGATTTTGTCATTGGTAAATAGCTTGTACGCACACTTGTGCCTTCTCTCTTGTTCAATCTCAAATAAACAACCAGGTTACAAGCCTTTATATTAAACACATTAATACTTAGTCAAGCCACAACTAATGATCCATCAACCACTCTGTAGCAgctatacacacacacacacacatttaGAACTTGCGCGGCTCCTGCGGTGTCGGCCACACGACCAGGCCAACACAATGCGTGCATGCGCATCTTGACACTGCACTACTCACCCGGACACCTAATAGTAATACACATGCATATTACCAAGTTTCACTAAACCATGTACACGGGCACTCATCTCCTGGCTTGCTGATCTGCTCGCATGCACTCCGCTATATCCTTGTGTTTCTGATCCACGGCTACGCCATGCCACCGGACATTCGACCGACTAGAACTTAGACAATACTAatacaaagaaaaataaatatgatCTAATCTCCTAtatttagcactaataataataaGATTAGTGCCAACACTAAGTGCTTGTGGCTCATGTAGACAAGTTGGAGGGTTAGGGGAAGACGACGACGCCGGTGGGCAAAGTGAGAGTTGGAAGCTGTTAGCATTTGAATCAAATATGGGAGAGATTCCTGGATCATTTTGATGCTACTAGTACTAGTTTCCTTTAAATAATATGAGTTGTCGTGAGAGGGAGTGAAACCAGTACTACTCCCAGACAGACTTCGGGTTGTGCACTTGTTAATAGTAGGAAGAAATCATGGCCATGCATGCGGCGCGTGCCTCCTCGATTCCGTTTCCGTGGCTGTTTAGCTTTTCCTTGTCATCCGTGTTGCATTTCCTTCTCAACCACACATCTCCCAGCAGCAGCAAGATACCCATATTCCCGCGTGCTGCTCTTCTATTTCCTCCAAACTATCTAATCCTCTCCATCTATAAGTAGAGGCTCTTTGTCATTGTCCGCGTGTGGCGAGCACGTGTGACTtttgtgacttagactttgactcttgctcggcgagaggaggggagggggctGCCGTGATGCTCCGGCCGGCGGAGGCGCGGGGCCATGGCGACTTGGTCGGAGGCGCTTGCGCCGGCCGGTGGCGATGCTGGGGGAGGGCTCGGCCATGGTGTTCCAGAGGTGAACCCACGCACGTACGTTGGCATGGTTGGAGGCGAGCGTGGCTCCCAGGAAGCTAGCCGCGCGCGTGATCTTCTACCAGGTGACCCTCTGCCTATCTTTGTTTTCACGTTCAGATGAGATCGATTGGGTTCTTTTTTCCACGTGCGGCGATTAGTTGACTCATCTTTTTCCTCCTGTGGGATTAAGTGATATTCATATGCTGCTGTGAGGGTCCACCGGATTCGTCAGGTGCAAAAGGAAGAAAACTAAGATCTTGCAAAAGTAATTCATCAGGCACGCACCTGTAAGATGCATGTACCAAGCGGAGATTCAGGCCACGGTGGCTCAGCTGCACCTTCACAGCATGAAGAGGATTGGGTCCAACTGTTGGAGGAGCTCGACGGCGGCCGGATGACGGAGGACAACATAGGCGCCAGTCTTCTGAATAGTGCCTCTCCTGACCAAAAACAAACCCAAGTATAAGTTGCATAAAAAGGAAACGAGAGAAGCTAAATCCAACAACTAGCTATCACATTGGAGCTACAATCCAATGACTATGCAGCCACCGATGTCGAAAAATAAACTGTTTACCTAAATTCTTCAACCctatagacacctccgtaaatggATCGGTGGGAGTAGCAAAAATTACTAATTGCAAAGCTTGCAATCAACTGTATATATGTTGTGGCACTTGCCTTTGCACCCGTCGGTGATGTAGGGATTGCCTCTGTAACCGTCTTTGCACCTGCACAAATAGCCTCCTCTTGTACCGTTTGTGCGTTCGCTGTGGTTGCTCCTGCAGAGGCTGCTGGGTCCTGCTGCAGCCTTCCCAACAACCTCCCACGTCAGCGGAAGGGGAACTGACATTGTTTCCTTTGAAGGTGGCCTGACGCCTGTGTGTAGCAGATCCTGGGACATGGAGCTGTTATCGAACCACCCTTGCTGCGCTACAAACACGCGCACAGGGAGGTCCGCGCTACGATTTCGACTCTGCCCGCCCGACGATCTGAGTTGCACGTCATAGGCGGACGACGTTCCGCTTCGGGTGTTGCTGCTGCCGTCGTAGCCTGGCGTGACGATGTTCGCCCGGCAACAGCCCGTGCTGCTGCCGGAGCATCGGTCCATGACGCTGAGGATTTCATgatggcgaacattaagaagggcgccattctcatcccttacttccccgagtaagtaatcactcgctagtccccatcaccattctatcctatatctccatttgcatttccacaggttaatccgtgtgttttccgcagagacatgtactgcaccctcatcgtcgtgcacccgcaacactcgcatgcagtctatctcgactcgggtagggacaagaagaaagactacaccaacATCagtgcccttctcaatgatgctctcaccggcttcgccaacaaggcaggccccctcaaagtagagaggaaattccgaggaggcttggtcttaacccacaca includes:
- the LOC124689588 gene encoding uncharacterized protein LOC124689588, which codes for MGEAAAVEQVLEGFHLLFAEHAAWVVLEASALKASSSPAPVEVGQPVEELVARGSPGFPSEVPGVAQGAAKEGGLIARTSGVGAAVVPLRDHGVGLVGQLYVFKPTPEQQILTDLINAQSWPFNGVLEEGTSSAVVRAAGHLFQAQVELVTCVMQAGKRQEKMVSVSFTAAKFLATAAVSSVSTLCLGPAQLLGSILAVSAGNKAASSASPQPLLWKRCILELT